One segment of Macaca fascicularis isolate 582-1 chromosome 2, T2T-MFA8v1.1 DNA contains the following:
- the CCR3 gene encoding C-C chemokine receptor type 3, with product MTTSLDTVETFGPTWYDDDMGLLCEKADVGALIAQFVPPLYSLVFMVGLLGNVVVVMILIKYRRLRIMTNIYLLNLAISDLLFLFTLPFWIHYVRERNWVFSHGMCKVLSGFYHTGLYSEIFFIILLTIDRYLAIVHAVFALRARTVTFGVITSIVTWGLAVLAALPEFIFYGTEELFPETLCSAIYPQDTVYSWRHFHTLRMTILCLALPLLVMAICYTGIIKTLLRCPSKKKYKAIRLIFVIMAVFFIFWTPYNVAILISTYQSVLFGLDCERSKHLDLFVLATEVIAYSHCCVNPVIYAFVGERFRKYLRHFFHRHVLMHLGKYIPFLPSEKLERTSSVSPSTAEPELSIVF from the coding sequence ATGACAACCTCACTAGATACGGTTGAGACCTTTGGTCCCACATGGTACGATGATGACATGGGCCTGCTCTGTGAAAAAGCCGATGTCGGAGCACTGATAGCCCAGTTCGTGCCCCCGCTGTATTCCCTGGTGTTCATGGTGGGCCTCTTGGGCAacgtggtggtggtgatgatccTCATAAAATACAGGAGGCTCCGAATTATGACCAACATCTACCTGCTCAACCTGGCCATTTCGGACCTGCTCTTCCTCTTCACCCTTCCGTTCTGGATCCACTATGTCAGGGAGCGTAACTGGGTCTTCAGCCATGGCATGTGTAAGGTCCTCTCGGGGTTTTATCACACAGGCTTGTACAGCGAGATCTTTTTCATAATCCTCCTGACGATTGACAGGTACCTGGCCATTGTCCATGCTGTGTTTGCCCTTCGAGCCAGGACTGTCACTTTTGGTGTCATCACTAGCATCGTCACCTGGGGCCTGGCAGTGCTAGCAGCTCttcctgaatttattttctaTGGGACTGAAGAGTTGTTTCCAGAGACTCTTTGCAGTGCTATTTACCCACAGGATACAGTATATAGCTGGAGGCATTTCCACACTCTGAGAATGACCATCTTGTGTCTCGCTCTCCCTCTGCTCGTTATGGCCATCTGCTACACAGGAATCATCAAAACGCTGCTGAGGTGCCCCAGTAAAAAAAAGTACAAGGCCATCCGGCTCATTTTTGTCATCATGgctgtgtttttcattttctggacACCCTACAATGTGGCTATCCTTATCTCTACCTATCAATCCGTCTTATTTGGACTTGACTGTGAACGGAGCAAGCATCTGGACCTGTTCGTGCTGGCGACGGAGGTGATCGCCTACTCCCACTGCTGCGTGAACCCAGTGATCTACGCCTTTGTTGGAGAGAGGTTCCGGAAGTACCTGCGCCACTTCTTCCACAGGCACGTGCTCATGCACCTGGGCAAATAcatcccattccttcctagtgaGAAGCTGGAAAGAACCAGCTCTGTCTCTCCGTCCACAGCAGAGCCGGAACTCTCTATTGTGTTTTAG